The Hymenobacter sp. GOD-10R genome includes a window with the following:
- a CDS encoding glycoside hydrolase family 3 N-terminal domain-containing protein, with protein sequence MQNRLLLSAVVALLSLPKAQAQQQALYLNPNQPLSARVNDLISKLTLEEKVAQMLDQSAPVQRLNIPAYSWWNEALHGVGRSGPATVFPQAIGLAATFDDDLAQREANAISDEARAMYNAAIAQNHYVKYGGLTFWTPNINIFRDPRWGRGQETYGEDPYLTSRMGVAFVKGLQGNDPKYLKVAACAKHYAVHSGPEKLRHEFNAEASPQDLRETYLPAFHALVKANVEAVMCAYNSTNGEPCCGNTFLLQDVLRKEWGFRGHVVSDCGALDDLYQGHKVVKTQTEAAVLALQRGVNLNCGDTYTALVGAVKQGMLKETQLDSSLAVLLRTRFKLGLFDPKGTTPYDKIPTSVINSPAHRQLAKEVALKSVVLLKNNGVLPLRNDLGKYFVTGPNATSVDALLGNYYGVNGQMTTILEGLVASVQPGSQIEYKQGMLLDRPNVNPIDWTTGEAKVTDATIVVMGITGLLEGEEGESIASAHAGDRLDYNLPQNQIDFLRKLRKDNKHPIVAVVTGGSPMNLAEVHELADAVVLAWYPGEEGGSAVADIIFGKASPSGKLPITFPKSLDQLPAYESYGMKGRTYRYLEAEPMYPFGYGLSYAKFEYPSLKLSAKKVAKNKPVDVEATVTNTGKMEGEEVVQLYVTHQAQPGVQIPLYALKSFKRVKLQPGASTTVKFTLTPEMLARINEKGESIAPSGPVKVWVGGSLPTQRSQDLGAAKAAAAILAVR encoded by the coding sequence ATGCAAAACCGTCTACTTCTTTCCGCTGTTGTGGCTTTATTAAGCTTGCCCAAGGCGCAAGCCCAGCAGCAGGCCTTGTACCTTAATCCCAATCAGCCGCTCAGTGCTCGGGTCAATGACCTTATTTCTAAGTTGACGCTGGAGGAGAAGGTGGCGCAGATGCTCGACCAGAGCGCGCCGGTTCAGCGGCTGAACATTCCGGCCTATAGCTGGTGGAACGAAGCCCTGCATGGTGTGGGCCGCTCCGGACCTGCTACCGTATTCCCGCAAGCCATTGGCCTCGCAGCTACCTTCGACGACGACCTAGCCCAGCGCGAAGCCAACGCCATTTCCGACGAGGCCCGCGCCATGTACAACGCGGCCATTGCCCAGAACCACTACGTGAAGTACGGCGGCCTGACCTTTTGGACGCCCAACATCAACATCTTTCGCGACCCGCGTTGGGGCCGGGGCCAGGAAACCTACGGCGAAGACCCCTACCTGACCTCCCGCATGGGTGTGGCCTTTGTGAAAGGCTTGCAAGGCAATGACCCCAAGTACCTGAAAGTGGCCGCCTGCGCCAAGCACTACGCCGTGCACAGCGGCCCCGAGAAGCTCCGCCACGAGTTCAACGCCGAAGCTAGCCCCCAGGACCTGCGCGAAACCTACCTGCCGGCTTTCCACGCGTTGGTCAAGGCCAACGTGGAAGCCGTGATGTGCGCCTACAACAGCACTAATGGGGAGCCCTGCTGCGGCAACACCTTCCTGTTGCAAGATGTGCTACGAAAGGAGTGGGGCTTCCGCGGCCACGTGGTATCCGATTGCGGTGCCCTCGACGACTTGTACCAGGGCCACAAAGTGGTGAAAACCCAAACGGAAGCTGCCGTGCTAGCCTTGCAGCGGGGCGTAAACCTCAACTGCGGTGACACCTACACGGCTCTAGTAGGCGCGGTAAAGCAAGGCATGCTGAAGGAAACACAACTCGATAGTTCCCTGGCCGTGCTATTGCGCACCCGCTTCAAGCTAGGTCTGTTTGACCCGAAAGGAACGACGCCCTACGACAAGATTCCGACCTCCGTTATCAACAGCCCCGCGCACCGGCAGCTAGCCAAGGAAGTCGCGCTGAAGTCGGTGGTGCTGTTGAAGAACAACGGCGTGTTGCCCCTGCGCAACGACCTAGGTAAGTACTTCGTGACGGGCCCCAACGCCACCAGCGTGGATGCATTGCTCGGCAACTACTACGGCGTGAACGGCCAGATGACGACCATTCTGGAAGGCTTGGTAGCTAGCGTGCAGCCTGGTAGCCAAATCGAATACAAGCAAGGCATGCTACTGGACCGGCCCAACGTGAACCCTATCGACTGGACCACGGGCGAGGCCAAAGTAACGGATGCTACTATCGTGGTAATGGGTATTACGGGCCTGCTGGAAGGCGAAGAGGGCGAATCCATTGCCTCCGCCCACGCCGGCGACCGGCTCGACTACAACCTGCCCCAAAACCAGATCGACTTCCTGCGTAAGCTGCGCAAAGACAACAAGCACCCCATCGTTGCTGTCGTGACGGGCGGCAGCCCCATGAACCTAGCCGAGGTGCACGAGCTAGCCGATGCCGTCGTGCTGGCTTGGTACCCCGGCGAGGAAGGCGGCAGCGCCGTAGCGGATATTATCTTCGGCAAGGCCTCGCCCTCGGGTAAGCTACCCATCACCTTCCCGAAATCGCTCGATCAACTTCCAGCTTACGAGAGCTACGGCATGAAGGGGCGCACGTATCGCTACCTAGAGGCGGAGCCCATGTACCCGTTCGGCTATGGCCTGAGCTATGCCAAGTTTGAGTATCCTAGCTTGAAACTATCGGCCAAAAAAGTAGCGAAGAACAAGCCAGTTGACGTAGAAGCTACGGTTACTAATACCGGTAAAATGGAAGGTGAAGAAGTAGTGCAACTCTACGTGACACACCAGGCGCAGCCCGGCGTTCAGATTCCTTTGTACGCGCTTAAAAGCTTCAAGCGAGTAAAGCTTCAGCCGGGCGCTAGCACCACTGTTAAGTTCACACTAACACCTGAGATGCTAGCACGCATCAATGAGAAGGGCGAATCAATAGCTCCTTCCGGGCCGGTAAAGGTGTGGGTTGGAGGTTCGCTGCCCACTCAGCGAAGCCAAGACCTAGGAGCTGCCAAAGCGGCGGCGGCTATTCTGGCTGTACGTTAA
- a CDS encoding sialate O-acetylesterase, with translation MTKNQNSTAPARNARTARSFLFAITGGLLLAAQPSSAEVRLPRLVSDGMVLQRDANLAIWGWGAPGEKVTLTFNGKTYRATTGTDGKWRANLPAQKAGGPFQMEIAGTNHLTVKDVLVGDVWLCSGQSNMETPMSRVRDKYPQEVAQANNPRIRQFNVPLTYAFSGPKADVTGGSWVAVDPQSILQFSAVAYFFAKEISAKYQVPVGIIKDAVGGSPAEAWLSADALKQFPTYEQQGAKYKDSTLVAGIKQREGAAVADWYKRLHQTDLGEQPGQPKWSAADYNAAGWPTMQVPGYWANQTPLGPVNGVMWFRKEVEVPAAMVGQAGRLELGTLVDADSTYINGQLVGTTGYQYPPRKYDFKPGVLKAGKNVIVIRLISNGGRGGFTMGKNYQLTAGGQTLDLRGPWQYKLGATMPPTPGTTTFQYQPGGLYNGMIAPVIPYAVKGVLWYQGESNAGHPEDYQALLTSLINDWRTQTKQPTLPFIYAQLPNFMAVKKEPSESGWAALRDAQRRTLAVPHTGMAVLLDVGEWNDIHPLDKQTVGHRLVLAAEKVAYADKKVVASGPLYQDMQVNGNKVTLTFSNTGSGLVAKGGGELQYFAVAGADKKYVWANAKIEGNKVVIWSDQVAQPVSVRYAWADNPEGTKLYNQEGLPASTFQADIASPKS, from the coding sequence ATGACCAAGAACCAAAACAGCACAGCGCCCGCCCGTAATGCACGGACCGCGCGTTCTTTCCTATTCGCCATAACCGGGGGCTTGCTCCTTGCTGCGCAACCTAGCTCGGCAGAAGTGCGCCTACCACGCCTCGTGAGCGACGGCATGGTATTGCAGCGCGACGCTAACCTAGCTATCTGGGGTTGGGGAGCGCCGGGCGAGAAGGTGACCCTTACGTTTAATGGGAAAACCTACCGCGCCACCACCGGCACCGACGGCAAGTGGCGGGCTAATCTGCCTGCCCAGAAAGCCGGAGGTCCGTTCCAGATGGAAATTGCTGGTACCAACCATCTCACGGTCAAAGATGTGCTGGTAGGGGACGTGTGGCTGTGCTCGGGGCAATCGAACATGGAAACGCCCATGAGCCGCGTGCGCGACAAGTATCCGCAGGAAGTAGCCCAGGCCAATAATCCACGCATCCGTCAGTTCAACGTACCGTTGACGTATGCCTTCAGTGGTCCCAAAGCTGATGTAACGGGTGGCTCCTGGGTAGCCGTCGATCCGCAGAGCATCCTGCAATTCTCAGCGGTGGCGTACTTCTTTGCCAAAGAAATCAGCGCCAAGTACCAGGTGCCGGTGGGAATAATAAAGGATGCGGTGGGTGGCTCACCGGCCGAGGCCTGGCTGAGCGCCGATGCGCTAAAGCAGTTCCCCACCTACGAGCAACAGGGGGCCAAGTACAAAGACAGTACCCTGGTAGCGGGTATCAAGCAGCGCGAAGGCGCCGCCGTAGCCGACTGGTACAAGCGCCTGCATCAAACCGACCTAGGTGAGCAGCCTGGCCAGCCCAAGTGGTCGGCGGCTGACTACAACGCTGCCGGCTGGCCCACCATGCAGGTGCCCGGCTACTGGGCCAACCAAACACCCCTGGGGCCGGTGAATGGCGTCATGTGGTTTAGAAAAGAAGTCGAGGTGCCCGCCGCCATGGTGGGGCAAGCTGGCCGCTTGGAGCTCGGTACGCTGGTCGACGCCGATTCCACTTACATCAACGGCCAACTAGTGGGCACCACGGGCTACCAGTATCCGCCGCGCAAGTACGACTTCAAACCGGGCGTGCTCAAGGCGGGTAAGAACGTGATAGTGATACGCCTCATCAGCAACGGTGGGCGCGGCGGCTTCACAATGGGTAAGAATTACCAACTCACGGCCGGCGGCCAGACGCTTGACTTGCGCGGGCCTTGGCAGTACAAGCTAGGTGCTACCATGCCGCCTACGCCGGGTACCACTACCTTCCAGTACCAACCCGGTGGGCTCTACAACGGTATGATTGCGCCGGTAATACCCTACGCCGTGAAGGGCGTGCTGTGGTACCAAGGAGAGTCGAATGCCGGCCACCCGGAAGATTATCAAGCCCTGCTCACTAGCCTCATCAATGACTGGCGGACACAGACAAAGCAGCCGACATTGCCCTTCATCTATGCGCAGCTACCAAACTTCATGGCGGTGAAAAAAGAGCCTAGCGAGAGTGGCTGGGCCGCATTGCGCGATGCGCAGCGTCGTACGCTGGCCGTGCCGCACACGGGTATGGCTGTGCTGCTCGACGTGGGCGAGTGGAATGACATTCACCCCCTCGACAAGCAAACGGTGGGACATCGCCTCGTTTTGGCGGCCGAGAAAGTGGCCTACGCTGATAAGAAGGTGGTAGCTTCAGGCCCGCTGTACCAGGATATGCAAGTGAATGGCAACAAAGTGACGCTCACTTTCTCCAACACTGGTAGCGGCTTAGTAGCCAAAGGTGGCGGCGAGTTGCAATACTTCGCCGTGGCCGGTGCCGATAAGAAGTACGTGTGGGCTAACGCCAAAATTGAAGGGAACAAGGTCGTTATCTGGAGTGACCAGGTAGCGCAGCCTGTATCCGTGCGCTACGCTTGGGCCGATAATCCCGAAGGCACTAAGCTCTACAACCAGGAAGGGCTGCCCGCTTCTACCTTCCAAGCTGATATTGCTAGCCCAAAAAGCTAG
- a CDS encoding xylulokinase, which yields MKYLLGYDIGSSSVKVSLLAAETGKALATAMSPKKEMEIEVAFPNWAEQRPERWWQEAVNATHQLKESYGFDTSLVAGIGITYQMHGLVLVDKEGKVLRPAIIWCDSRAVDLGNQAFTQLGEEYCLSNFLNSPGNFTASKLKWVKDNEPELFAQIHKIQLPGDYIAFKMTNNLQTTISGLSEGVFWNFKQQAVAQDLLDYYGISKELLPEVVDTFSVQGQLTAEAAQELGLHAGTPISYRAGDQPNNAFSLNVLQPGEIAATAGTSGVVYGINETATADPKSRVNTFVHVNNTAEAPRNGVLLCVNGTGILNSWLRKLVGEMPYDQMNQLAAQALVGAEGLVFLPFGNGAERVLENQLTDASLSGINFNIHSQAHVLRAAQEGIVFALNYGMDIMRESGVQVQKVRAGNANMFLSPLFREAFVNSGNVELELYNTDAAQGAARGAGVGAGVYASPAEAFIGLERILTLAPTPELQEKYQIAYARWKDVLTQTVLDPAEQKQADRKLDLVANS from the coding sequence ATGAAATACCTGCTCGGGTACGATATCGGTAGCTCTTCGGTAAAGGTGTCGTTGCTGGCGGCCGAAACCGGTAAAGCTCTTGCCACGGCCATGTCGCCTAAAAAAGAAATGGAAATCGAGGTGGCATTTCCGAACTGGGCCGAGCAACGTCCCGAACGCTGGTGGCAAGAGGCTGTCAATGCCACGCATCAGTTGAAGGAAAGCTACGGCTTTGATACGTCGTTGGTAGCCGGCATTGGCATCACCTATCAGATGCACGGCCTTGTGCTAGTCGATAAAGAAGGCAAAGTGCTGCGCCCGGCTATCATCTGGTGCGACAGCCGCGCTGTAGACCTAGGTAATCAGGCGTTTACGCAGCTAGGCGAAGAGTATTGCCTGAGCAACTTTCTCAACTCACCCGGCAACTTCACCGCCTCCAAGCTGAAGTGGGTGAAAGACAATGAGCCGGAGCTTTTTGCTCAAATCCACAAGATCCAGCTTCCCGGCGACTACATCGCCTTTAAGATGACCAACAACCTGCAAACTACCATCTCAGGTTTGTCGGAGGGCGTGTTCTGGAATTTCAAGCAGCAAGCCGTAGCACAGGATCTACTCGACTATTATGGTATCAGCAAGGAGCTGCTACCTGAAGTAGTAGATACCTTCTCGGTACAAGGCCAACTGACGGCAGAAGCGGCCCAAGAGCTAGGTTTGCACGCGGGTACGCCCATCAGCTACCGCGCCGGCGACCAGCCCAATAATGCCTTCTCGCTGAATGTATTGCAACCCGGCGAAATCGCCGCTACGGCAGGTACATCGGGGGTGGTATACGGCATCAACGAAACCGCCACGGCCGATCCAAAGTCGCGCGTCAACACCTTCGTTCATGTTAACAATACTGCCGAAGCCCCGCGCAACGGTGTGTTATTGTGCGTGAATGGCACCGGCATTCTGAATAGCTGGCTGCGCAAGTTAGTCGGCGAGATGCCCTACGACCAGATGAACCAGCTTGCCGCTCAGGCGCTAGTAGGAGCGGAGGGTCTCGTGTTTTTGCCTTTCGGCAACGGGGCCGAACGCGTATTAGAGAACCAACTGACGGATGCTAGCCTGTCGGGCATCAACTTTAACATCCACTCGCAGGCACACGTGCTGCGCGCCGCGCAGGAAGGCATTGTGTTCGCCCTGAATTACGGCATGGACATCATGCGGGAGTCGGGAGTACAGGTACAGAAGGTGCGCGCCGGCAACGCCAATATGTTCCTGAGCCCCTTGTTCCGCGAGGCGTTTGTGAACAGTGGCAACGTGGAGCTAGAGCTTTATAACACTGACGCGGCCCAAGGTGCGGCGCGCGGTGCCGGCGTTGGCGCAGGCGTGTATGCCAGCCCCGCTGAAGCCTTCATCGGCCTAGAGCGCATCCTGACGCTCGCCCCAACGCCGGAGTTGCAGGAAAAATATCAGATAGCCTACGCCCGTTGGAAGGACGTACTAACGCAGACGGTACTCGACCCAGCCGAGCAAAAGCAGGCAGATCGCAAGCTTGACCTAGTAGCCAACAGCTAA
- a CDS encoding RagB/SusD family nutrient uptake outer membrane protein, whose protein sequence is MKKLVIVTLGTSLLFAGASCNKDILDENPQSITTPSFLGTPQGIEAGVTGVYSGLRQIYGNDAAFFSTEAGTDLWTNGISSSSGLNDYNPNDLTPANATSTSFLWQVCYQQINNANGVLQYSATVQGMDPARLKQLVAETKLLRATYYFLLVRHFGDVPLMLSFIDAPTKDISRAPQAEVYNAIIADLTDAMNNIADKPAQPGRVTRATSLHTLAKVYLERATSTAKQGDDYANAAKFAKELIDNQSRYGLGLEADPATVFAEGNENGKEVIFNAQFNGDASFSRIDGFTFGGENIAAFNFHSRYDILPNMTRDINYGRPFARHSLTHYLEDAYILRDANGNALETQTQLRTTDARYSKWFTTVYLVNSPGANGGSASAVAGDTSIWYPGRELPAAVLTRIANRKPVAYRVFQPSQYTTEFFPTLNKFDSRNRTSFQGFSTRPNIVYRLAETYLIAAEAYFYLGNSTQARDYINVVRRRAAASGKATQMEITANRINIDFILDERARELCGELTRWYDLKRTGKLIERVKLYNPPITRLATGIYGSNAAINIKDYHVLRPIPQTEIDRTGGKITQNTGY, encoded by the coding sequence ATGAAAAAATTAGTAATAGTTACGCTAGGAACCTCCTTGCTCTTCGCTGGTGCGAGTTGCAACAAGGACATCCTAGACGAAAACCCACAATCGATAACAACTCCTAGCTTCTTAGGGACGCCCCAAGGTATAGAAGCAGGTGTAACAGGAGTGTATTCGGGCCTGCGACAGATCTACGGCAACGACGCAGCATTCTTTTCCACGGAGGCCGGAACTGACCTGTGGACCAATGGCATTTCGTCTAGTAGCGGGCTGAACGACTATAATCCCAACGACCTTACCCCAGCCAACGCGACGTCTACCTCCTTCCTTTGGCAGGTGTGCTATCAGCAGATTAACAACGCCAACGGCGTGCTGCAGTACTCGGCCACTGTGCAGGGTATGGACCCGGCTCGTTTGAAGCAGCTGGTAGCAGAAACAAAACTGTTGCGGGCAACCTACTACTTTCTGCTAGTGCGGCACTTTGGCGACGTGCCGCTGATGCTGAGCTTTATTGACGCGCCTACCAAGGATATCAGCCGGGCGCCGCAGGCAGAAGTGTACAATGCCATCATTGCGGACCTCACGGACGCTATGAACAACATTGCTGACAAACCGGCCCAACCTGGCCGTGTAACGCGCGCCACGTCCCTGCACACGCTGGCGAAGGTGTATCTGGAACGGGCCACCTCGACGGCTAAGCAAGGAGACGACTACGCCAATGCCGCTAAGTTTGCCAAGGAACTCATTGACAACCAAAGCCGCTACGGCTTGGGCCTAGAAGCTGACCCAGCTACTGTGTTTGCTGAAGGCAACGAAAATGGCAAAGAAGTCATCTTCAATGCGCAATTCAACGGTGACGCCAGCTTCTCGCGCATTGATGGCTTTACCTTCGGTGGAGAGAATATAGCGGCCTTCAACTTCCACAGCCGTTATGATATTTTACCGAACATGACCCGTGATATTAATTACGGCCGTCCATTCGCTCGGCATAGCTTAACGCACTACCTGGAAGACGCTTACATCTTGCGTGACGCCAATGGCAACGCGTTGGAAACACAAACCCAGTTGCGCACCACAGACGCCCGTTACAGTAAGTGGTTCACGACGGTTTACCTAGTTAATTCGCCCGGTGCCAACGGGGGAAGCGCTAGCGCAGTAGCAGGCGATACCTCTATTTGGTATCCTGGTCGTGAGTTACCAGCAGCCGTCCTAACGCGCATTGCTAACCGCAAGCCCGTCGCGTACCGGGTTTTCCAACCGAGCCAATACACCACGGAGTTCTTCCCGACCCTCAACAAGTTTGATTCGCGGAACCGTACGTCGTTTCAAGGTTTCTCGACTCGTCCGAATATCGTATATCGCCTAGCCGAAACGTATTTGATTGCGGCCGAGGCCTACTTCTATCTCGGCAATTCTACCCAGGCTCGCGACTACATCAACGTAGTGCGGCGGCGTGCAGCAGCGTCTGGCAAAGCCACGCAAATGGAAATTACGGCCAACCGGATAAACATCGACTTCATCCTAGATGAGCGTGCACGCGAGCTATGTGGTGAACTGACGCGTTGGTATGACCTAAAGCGCACTGGTAAGCTGATAGAACGAGTAAAGCTTTACAACCCGCCTATTACGCGTCTTGCCACAGGTATTTATGGCTCCAACGCTGCCATAAACATCAAAGACTACCACGTATTGCGCCCCATTCCACAGACGGAAATTGACCGTACTGGTGGCAAGATTACCCAGAATACGGGATACTAA
- a CDS encoding DUF5597 domain-containing protein has translation MRIKHLLVYLFFLSIVAAKAQSTATSGTPRLVKNGTSTQLLVDNKPFFVLGGELGNSTASSTAYMQPFWPKLKAMNLNTVIAPVYWELMEPTEGKFDFTLVDDLLRDARKNNMKLVLLWFGAWKNSMSCYAPAWVKTDSKRFPRVEDDKGVAQEIMTPFEPRNLEADRKAFVRLMQHLKEADGQQHTVVTVQVENEIGMLPTARSYDERANTAFKQQVPAQLLTYMQRERKSLKPEFAAVWQLQGAKTKGTWEEVFGKGLATDEIFMAWFYATYTNAVAAAGKAAYPLPMYVNAALNRPGVAPGKYPSAGPLPHIMDVWLAGAPAIDILAPDFYNPNFQHWCDLYTRGANPLFIPEIRFEDGVAAKALFAFGNYNCLSFSPFAIEGSDTLKGAPIGKAYELIQQVSFLVAKHQPQNQVRGFLLEKDSAARTTTLGDYRLTAKHEYTLGWSLGAKKPTWSPGGGLIIAVAPDEFYVVGTGIVLTCEPTAKGKRAGYVSVDEGHFEGEKWVAGRRMNGDEDHQGRHVRIPGEEYSIQRVKLYAY, from the coding sequence ATGAGAATCAAGCACCTACTGGTTTACCTGTTTTTTCTAAGCATAGTAGCAGCCAAGGCGCAGTCAACCGCCACTAGCGGCACGCCGCGCCTCGTGAAGAACGGCACCAGCACCCAACTGCTGGTTGATAATAAACCCTTCTTTGTGCTCGGCGGGGAGCTAGGTAACTCCACGGCTTCCAGTACTGCCTACATGCAGCCTTTCTGGCCCAAGCTGAAGGCTATGAACCTGAACACCGTCATTGCGCCTGTGTATTGGGAGCTGATGGAGCCCACGGAAGGTAAGTTCGATTTTACGCTGGTCGACGACTTATTGCGCGATGCTCGCAAGAACAACATGAAGCTGGTGCTGCTGTGGTTCGGCGCCTGGAAGAACAGCATGTCGTGCTACGCGCCAGCCTGGGTGAAAACGGACTCAAAGCGTTTCCCACGCGTGGAAGATGATAAAGGCGTAGCTCAGGAGATTATGACGCCTTTCGAGCCGCGCAACCTGGAAGCCGACCGCAAGGCTTTCGTGCGCCTCATGCAGCACCTAAAAGAAGCCGATGGCCAGCAGCACACTGTGGTAACGGTGCAAGTGGAAAACGAGATAGGCATGTTGCCCACGGCCCGCAGCTACGATGAGCGCGCCAACACTGCCTTTAAGCAGCAGGTACCAGCTCAACTGCTTACCTACATGCAGCGCGAGCGGAAAAGTCTGAAACCAGAATTTGCGGCCGTTTGGCAGCTCCAGGGTGCCAAAACCAAAGGCACCTGGGAAGAAGTGTTCGGTAAAGGCCTAGCTACCGACGAGATTTTTATGGCTTGGTTCTACGCCACCTATACCAATGCGGTGGCCGCAGCCGGTAAAGCGGCGTACCCGCTGCCCATGTACGTGAATGCGGCCCTGAATCGGCCGGGCGTAGCGCCCGGCAAATACCCGAGTGCCGGACCGCTGCCGCACATCATGGATGTATGGCTAGCTGGTGCCCCCGCCATCGACATCCTAGCTCCTGACTTCTACAACCCAAACTTTCAACACTGGTGCGACCTCTACACGCGCGGTGCAAATCCATTATTCATTCCTGAAATTCGCTTCGAGGATGGAGTAGCAGCGAAGGCTCTCTTTGCCTTTGGCAACTACAACTGTCTATCGTTCTCTCCTTTTGCCATTGAAGGCAGCGATACCCTGAAAGGCGCGCCCATTGGCAAGGCTTACGAGCTGATACAGCAAGTAAGCTTTCTGGTAGCTAAGCACCAGCCTCAAAATCAAGTGCGGGGTTTCCTGCTAGAGAAGGACTCGGCCGCTCGTACCACCACGCTCGGCGACTACCGCCTCACCGCCAAGCACGAATACACCCTAGGATGGTCATTGGGAGCTAAAAAGCCCACCTGGTCGCCGGGCGGCGGCCTCATCATTGCGGTAGCGCCCGATGAGTTTTACGTTGTGGGCACGGGCATCGTACTGACCTGCGAGCCGACTGCTAAAGGCAAGCGCGCTGGTTACGTGAGTGTCGATGAAGGCCACTTTGAAGGGGAGAAGTGGGTAGCTGGTCGCCGCATGAACGGCGACGAGGACCACCAGGGCCGCCACGTGCGGATACCGGGCGAAGAATACAGTATTCAGCGAGTCAAACTTTATGCTTACTAG